A DNA window from Leptolyngbya sp. KIOST-1 contains the following coding sequences:
- a CDS encoding ArnT family glycosyltransferase, translating to MSGWSNGHSPARWGGGKPGAATGLLGLVLGGLVYRTVVAVWMLPGFDEAYYYLYGRYLNWSYFDHPPIVAWTTGVGWWLTGVISPFTLRLGALGLYCLSLVFLYLAAARLFSAAVGQMTVAIVTLIPLFAIGFGILTSPDNGLILFWSATLLVAAWEFFPHSRRLGHYGLIKATYVPTWRIALLGFTVALACLSKYHGFVLGLSLVGFCVAYRPYRAALRSPWVLLAVAVFGLTLFPLWYWNSQHDWISFRFQLGMRFDGSPDDSSFSLGQMVGYWLLSNVYLFPLFGFPLWWVAAKQSGKQALFLVSPSLSGEEAQDHYKRALILWLSLPIMLLFTLLGGKQQILPAWPAPGYWGMAILLAAQVLVWQRQRPRLVRRWLWGSGLFLASLSVVALLHLRLGILQQPSTYALFGGLVPVEQDGSTELLDTTQMQRLLATTPELREALNQVGFVFTNEYYLGGYFAMAIHPLVDRPVTAFSQDPRGFAFWFNPQAWVGQDALYMTLDRFTETDDILDGYRPLFDSIEPLGTLPLRRGGAITEIIHIYRANNLLQAYPYPYGPYSPSAGALPQPPAGVAE from the coding sequence ATGTCAGGTTGGAGCAATGGACACAGTCCCGCCCGCTGGGGCGGTGGCAAGCCGGGTGCAGCTACCGGGCTGCTGGGGCTGGTGTTGGGAGGCTTAGTCTACCGCACGGTTGTCGCAGTTTGGATGCTGCCCGGCTTTGATGAAGCCTACTACTATCTCTACGGCCGCTACCTGAACTGGAGCTATTTTGACCATCCCCCCATTGTGGCCTGGACCACCGGGGTAGGCTGGTGGCTCACCGGGGTGATTTCTCCTTTTACCCTGCGCCTGGGGGCGCTGGGGCTGTACTGCCTCAGCCTGGTTTTTCTCTACCTGGCGGCGGCGCGTCTGTTTTCGGCCGCAGTCGGACAAATGACGGTGGCCATTGTCACCCTGATACCGCTGTTTGCCATTGGCTTTGGCATTCTGACCTCCCCCGACAACGGGCTGATCCTGTTTTGGAGCGCCACGCTGCTGGTGGCGGCCTGGGAATTTTTCCCCCACAGCCGTCGCCTGGGCCACTACGGCCTGATCAAAGCCACCTACGTACCTACCTGGCGGATTGCGCTGCTGGGCTTCACGGTGGCCCTGGCCTGCCTGAGCAAGTACCACGGCTTTGTGCTGGGTCTTAGTCTGGTGGGGTTTTGTGTGGCCTACCGGCCCTACCGCGCGGCGCTGCGATCGCCCTGGGTGCTGCTGGCCGTCGCTGTCTTTGGCCTCACCCTGTTTCCCCTCTGGTACTGGAACAGCCAGCACGACTGGATCTCCTTTCGCTTCCAGCTGGGCATGCGCTTTGACGGCAGCCCCGACGACAGCAGCTTTAGCCTGGGGCAGATGGTGGGTTACTGGCTGCTGTCCAACGTCTACCTGTTTCCCCTGTTTGGGTTTCCGCTGTGGTGGGTAGCGGCCAAGCAGAGCGGTAAACAGGCGCTATTCTTGGTTTCTCCCAGCCTCAGCGGCGAGGAGGCCCAGGATCACTACAAACGGGCCCTGATTCTCTGGCTGTCGCTGCCGATCATGCTGCTGTTCACCCTGCTGGGTGGGAAACAACAGATCTTGCCCGCCTGGCCCGCCCCCGGCTACTGGGGGATGGCGATTTTGCTGGCGGCCCAGGTGCTGGTCTGGCAGCGCCAGCGGCCCCGGCTGGTGCGCCGCTGGCTGTGGGGGTCGGGGTTGTTTTTGGCGTCGCTGTCGGTGGTGGCGCTGCTGCACCTGCGGCTGGGGATTTTGCAGCAGCCCAGCACCTACGCACTGTTTGGCGGCCTGGTGCCGGTCGAGCAGGATGGCTCGACCGAACTGCTCGACACCACCCAGATGCAGCGCCTGCTGGCCACCACGCCAGAACTGCGGGAAGCGCTCAATCAGGTGGGCTTTGTCTTCACCAACGAATACTATCTGGGGGGCTACTTTGCCATGGCGATTCACCCCCTGGTCGATCGCCCCGTGACCGCCTTCAGCCAGGACCCGCGCGGCTTTGCCTTCTGGTTTAATCCCCAGGCCTGGGTGGGACAGGATGCCCTGTATATGACCCTCGATCGCTTCACCGAAACCGACGATATTCTCGACGGCTACCGCCCGCTGTTCGACAGCATTGAACCGCTGGGCACTCTACCGCTGCGGCGGGGTGGAGCCATCACCGAAATTATCCACATCTATCGGGCCAACAATCTGCTGCAGGCCTACCCCTATCCCTATGGCCCCTATAGCCCCTCAGCGGGTGCGCTGCCGCAGCCGCCAGCCGGTGTAGCTGAGTAG